The genomic DNA TCATGAAATCCTTTCGATTCTTCAACATCCATATACGTTGTATAAGGATCTCCAAGTGATTCAACCATCCCTTTAATAGCCCCTTCAATTAACACTTTTTGATCAATGTCTTCTACGTAATTTTTTTCGAGAATTTCATATGCTTCCACAAGCTTGTCAAAACCTTGTTGATTCATAGATCCTTTTTGGGACTGAAAAAACAAATAGGAAATCCCTACGCTAAATAAAGGAATAAGGATGATTCCTAATATTAGATTTCTTTTTTTTATGTACAAACTAACACCACCTTCATTAACATGATTACATTATGTCTGACAATGTACAGTATCGTCAATAAAAAAAACTCATTTTCTCAAATACTCCAACCTATTCGTCTACAAACAATAGCGTTAGTTGGCTCACCCTCTACTAGTTGGTTCTTCTTTTTTTTTGGCTCTTTTCGTAAACTTTGTTGGATTCGACTGTGAATGACAGTCGAAAAGCTGTAGTAAAGCAACCATCTTTTAGAAAAGAGCCTATTTTTTCATTACATAATAACCAATCCGTTTTTAAAATTATTTTAATGTATGATCTTGTAATGTACACGAAGTTCTTTTGATTATGTTCACCATTTTCCAATTACAGCATATCGTATTAAAAAGTTTGAAAGGAACGACACGATGTCATCACCTTATTTAAAAATGTTATCAAGTCTTGGTATTGGTGGAGCACATCCAGGTGGATTCTTATTAACAAAAGAACTCATTGATCGGATAAACCTTGACGTGTCAGCACATATATTAGATGCTGGCTGCGGTACAGGACAAACAGTGGAGTTTTTATATCATTTAGGCTATTCCGTTATCGGTGTGGATCAAGATGCGAAAATGATTGAACGAGCAAAAAAACGATTCAAAATTGGAGAACACCCACCTTTTATTCAAGCAAATCTATGTCAACTCCCCTTTTCCGAACATTCATTTGACACGGTGCTGTCGGAATCCGTATTAGCCTTTACTCCCACAGCTTTATCTCTTCCTAATATCCATTACGTGTTAAAAAAGAATGGTGTCTTTGCAGCGATTGAAATGGTTGTCACAACTTCACTAACTGAACAAGAACAAATAGAGCTGCAAGATTTTTATGGTTTTCAGCAATTTTTAAATGAATATGAATGGACTCAATTGTTGGAAAAATATCGTTTCCATGTGCAGGAAATCATCGGTGAAATGGATATCGATCTTGAATTCGAACCGACTACTGAATTTGATTTATCTTCTTCGATTGATCTAAATGTATTCGACCTATTACAGCAGCATGAAACACTTACAAAAAAATATTTAAACAAATTAGGATACCGTATTTTTATTTGTAAGAAGTAGACATCCGTACAAGCAATCCCGTCCTTTAGGACATAGTTTATTGGTGAAAACCTTTTTAGGGGGAATAAGGATGTCAGATCAAATTTACCGTTTATGCTGTCAATATCGTGGCAAGGTTGTCCGCATTCATGATCGTTTTGGACGTATACATGTGGGAAGAATTGTGAATGTTAATCGCCATAAAGTATTTATTCAGCCATTCATTCGCCGGAATCCAGTTGGTTTTGGTTATTATGGCGGATTTTACGGTGGATATTATGGAGGATATTGGGGAGCTCCATTTGCCCTCGCATTAGGATTCATTGTTGGTATTGCTTTAGCTGGCCTATTTTTCTGGTAAACGCAGAATATACAAAAAATCTTCCATCAACATGGAAGATTTTTATATTTTCTTCACTTTTTCAAAATATTCTTCCAAGGTTAGCTGATTTTCGTAAATGACTTTCGCAGCCTTTTTACCGACATAGCGAATGTGCCAAGGTTCATATTGATACTTTGTAATTTGTTCCTTCCCTTTTGGATAACGAATAATATAACCAAATTCATGAGCATGTTCAGCCAGCCATTTACCTTCAATAGTTTCTCCAAATTTTTCTGTAATTTGAAATTGTACACTTTCACTCGTTACATCAATCGAAAGACCTGTTTGGTGTTCACTATGACCCGCTTTAGCAACAGCCAGTGCAGCTTCTTCTTTTCCTTTTGTTGATACTTCCTGACTAAATAACGATTGTTGATGTTCATACGGACGGTAAGCGGAAACGCCATATAAATGAATGCCATTTTTACTAGCGGCAGCAAACAATTGTTCTAATGCTTTTGCTGCTTCTTTTCTCATATAACGTTTCGGCAAATCTAAATCCCCGAATGAAAACGGTACATTTGGAATCGTTAAATCATTCGGGATATAGTCTGAAGGTAACGTAAATTCTTTGTTCACTAAAACTAAAACATTGTCAGGGTTTTGAATGATCGCTTCCCCATTAACCATTTTGATTTCATTAAAATATTGGGCTTCGAGAAGAAAGTTTGGATCCATTTGCTCTGTCACTTGCTGCGATTCATTCGCTGTTTTTTCAATATCATTTTTACTCGTTTGTTCTTGCTCATGAACATTCTTTTTTTCAATTCCTTGCTGGCATCCGGAAAGGATGAACAAGATGATTACAAACGTTATGATCCATTTATTCATGTTGAAGTCACACCTCATTTATTTTTGCACAAGCTTTATTGTATCATGATTGACTGTCATTTAGTATGACCAAAAAGCATTACTTGCTTCATCTAGATATGTTCCGATCGCAATTAGCTCTCTCACTTTTACGGTAATGAAACAAGGACATGGAGTTTTTTACCATGTCCTTGTTCACTTTATTCTTTCAATGCAGCTTCAAGTGCAATTTTGATCATGTCATTAAAGGTAGTTTGCCGCTCATGGGCTGTTGTTTCTTCCCCTGTTATTACATGGTCGCTAACTGTTAAGACTGACAATGCTTTTCGTCCGAACTTTGCGGCTAATGTATAAAGCGCAGCTGTTTCCATTTCAATAGCTAATATTCCATATTGAGCCCATTTTTCCAATTCCGCATTGTCATTATAAAACATGTCAGCAGTAAAGACGTTTCCGACTTTCACATCAATTCCACGTTTTAATGCTACATCATATGCCTGTTTTAGAAGATCAAAATTAGCAGTTGGAGCATAATCTACACCACCAAACGTTTGTCGGTTCATTTGTGAATCTGTGGAAGCAGACATCGCCAAAATGACATCACGGACCTTTACATCTTTTTGAATGGCTCCACATGAACCAACGCGAATTAACTTTTGTACATCATATTCTCTTATCAATTCATTAACATATATGGATATGGACGGGACACCCATTCCTGTCCCTTGAACAGAAACTTTTTTTCCCTTATACGTTCCAGTAAAACCTAGCATACCTCGAACTTCATTGTAGCATGTTGCATTTTCTAAAAAATGTTCGGCAATATATTTTGCCCGTAGTGGGTCGCCTGGCAATAATATCGTTTCTGCAATTTCTCCTTTTTTTGCACCAATATGGACACTCATCCTGTTTCCTCCTCAAGTCAGTGGATAAATAGTCTAGCACGAACAATCTTAACATAATTTTTCTTACATATAAATGTGCGATTGACACATTGTATAAATAGAAGTTAAATATTTAAACAAAAGGAAAGGTGACTTATGGGTAAAAAACATCGAAACCGCATTAACCAGCCAAAAAAAAATAATCATATTTCAAAAGATGTAATGGAAGCAGAACATGAAGTACATGAAAAAGAAATTTTAGCGACAAAAAGAAAAAACGGCCCAGGATATCATTTATAACATGTTCCTTGGAGAAAGAATCTAACGCTAGTTGCTTGTTGAAACGACTAGCGTTTTTCATATGATTTAACGAACATGTATACGATGAACTTTTTTCCAGCCCCCTGGCTGTAGCTGATAATACGATTGACCTTTCTTTCCTTCATCTATTAATACGATATCACCTGTCCCGATATATCTTGCTTCATAATCATTTGGGATTGTATCTGGTATATTAAATGTTCGAAAAGTTTTGTTTAAAGCATCTGCATGATTTTTGGCCGAAACGATATATCGGTAGACAGGTTTATATCCTTTCGTCTCTCCAAAATGAGGAGTTTGAAAAATTGTTACATCAAATTCAGTTGCCTTACTTTTTAATTTCAATAATGCGGATACCATCTGATCCCTCCCGGCTCCTTTTTAGTAAGTATTAGCGGTTTAACCGGGATTTCCTTTATCAACATTTTACTATTTTTGTCGAACCTTCACTAAAATCGTAATAATGAATAAAATCCAAAAGCTTCCTGCTAAAAAACCTGCCAATACATCTGATACATAGTGAACCCCTAAATAGACACGGCTGAAGCCGATAAGGAAAATCAAAACACTAAAAAGAAATATAACCCACTTTTTATTCGCATATTGATGTTGGACGAAGAAATAAGCGATCAGTCCATAAATTGCGGTTGAGTTCATCGTATGACCACTTGGAAAGCTATACTCCCCGACTTCAATCAATGGATGAAAATTGGGGCGTTCCCGTAAAAATAACTGTTTTAAACATTGATTTAGAAATCGTACACCCAAAAAATTGATGAATAAAAAGAATCCTTCTCGTTTTTTTCCTTTCATCACAAAGAAGATAAAGAAAATGACCGTCAAAAAGAATGTGATGTAAAAAGATCCAATTTTTGTCATATTATGCATGAAGAAGTCAAATCTTTCTTCGCGTAGCTTTTCAACAGCTAATACGATATTCTCATCAATCGACTGAAAAAATCGATATTGAGTAAGAATCATGAATAAAAAAAGTAAGAGTAGGAATAAGGATCGATTTTTCTTTCTCAAACTCTTCCTCCTAACTTGTTGCACACTGATCGATGTCGATGTCAATACCCTTTCATTCACTTCAAATAAACTTCACGGCTATTTTGATTATACTTCTTTATTGTTAAATGATCCTTACTTACCATAAAAAAATTAGCCGCAAATGGCTAATTTCAACAAAACTGTTGAATCGTTGCGGCTAATTTTTCCGTCATCTTCTCGCGATCTTGTTCTGTGATGGTAACCGTAATGAGAGACTCGTCTAAATCTAATGCTTCAGCTAATAAACCTGAAAGACCTCTTGCTCGACGATCTATTTCCAACATTAATTCTATTTCATTTTTACGATGTTGGAAAAAGATAACTTCAAGTTCATCAAGCTTTCCCATGAACATTCCGGTAATTGGATAAAACTCAAACTCCTGGACAAACGGCAAACGTCTTCTCGTTCGAAATGATGCCGCTTCATTTTCAACTTGACGAAGTTTAAATCCTAATTGTTTTAAGGTATTTAAAACAGCTGCCATTAAATCATTTGGAATGACATCAACGTAATCTGTATCTTGTGGATCAATGGCTCCTTTAATATCTAATCCTGTATGAATCCAAACTTTTGAAGCGCCTTTCGTAATCGGCGTGTCTAACGGGAGGGTAAACGAAAAAGGGATAACTTTTTCTTCATTCGCTGATATGATAAAAGGTTCATTTATTTTGATTTTCGCAATTTCTACTTTTTTTGTATATTTTTGATCATCTTCCTCTTTTATATACGTTGAAAAGACGGTTAAATATATTTCATCAATTTTCTGATCAACATTACCACCGTATACTTCGATAACACCTTCAACTAGTTCACCAGGTTGTAATTGTTCGGTAGTTAATTTCGTATCTACTTTCGCAGCCCCAATACCGATACTTGCAAACATTTTGTTAAAAAATGACATATGCCATTCCCCCTAAAGTAATTTTTTAACATCTTCAATTAGTTCATCGATTTCATCATAAGGTTGAGCTAACATTAGCAATCTACGAATAATATACTTTGCATTGGAAGAAATGTCCAGCTCTTCCTCCCAACTTTTTTCTTTTACAGATATTGGAATAAATGTCGAATAAAGCAAAAATAAAACGAAATGTCCAAGTGCATAAAAATCACTTCGAAAGTGGATTTCACGCATTAAACGTTTTTCCAATAAATAGGAGGATCTATATTCTTCCACATCATAAGTAAATCGTGCTAAGCCGAAATCGATGATGTTTACTTGATGTTCATCGATTAAAATATTTGGGAGTCTTAAATCTCTATGAACGATATGATGTTCATGTAAATACTTCACAATCTCTAATACTTTGAATAAGTAGATAAATGCTTCCTTTTCTGAATATTTTGTACCTCTTTCAAAGATTTCCTCTTCCACAGTTCTACCTTTTTTATATTCTAAAATGAGAACATGATGTTTGCCTATTTTCTTTTCTTCAATAAATCGAGGAATCGATGGATGTGAAAGAGAAGATAAGATTTCCTTTTCTTTTTGAAAAGAATCAATACCCTTTTTGATTTTCCTTTTATGTTTTCTTAACTGCTTGATGACAACTTTTTTACAAATCCGTTTTGAGTCCGCTAAATATGTAATGCCATAGCTACCGATTCCAAGTGGACGTATGATTTGATAATTACCGATTAATGTTCCCGGTTTAAATTTCGATTCAAAGAGTGGAAGCCATTTCACCATTAGCTTGAATAAAAGCTAGAAAAAAATCCACTGGATCGGTGCTTTCTTTTATAAAAGTGATGCCCGTATTTATTTGGTAGATGGGAGGAGTGTTTCATATAGCCACTGCTTGAATAATGCTTGTGTGTTTTCTTATGATACCTACTATTTAACATTTCATGTAATAAATGCTTAATAGCCTTTTTAATCATCGCAATCATCTCCTTTTAGCTTTCCTTCTGTATTACGATTCAAATCGTGCTTTTGTTTCAAAAAAGGTTCCTTTTCAACAAAAAACGTTCAGATTTTCTTCTAACAACATATTCATGTGGAAATAATGTGTCATTAAATGCATATGTTTAATTTTGATTTCATAGTTATGGATCATAAAGCAAGTACAAGAGGAGGTAATGTATGAATCGGATGGAAAGAATTCAGAGGATCAATGAAGTAGAAGTCGCGATGATCCAGAAAGATGAAAATCTTTTAATCATGATCGATTCAGCTTCATTTTAAAAAAAGCAAATGATATTTTATATGCTTTCATTTTGTTTTATTGTGTTCCATATTTTCTTTTCTTGCTTTTGAAGGTTTTATAAGATTATTCTGTGTATTTCTTCAATTGGAGAAGAACAAAATCCATCATCTCTTTATACTCATGATCACCAAACCATTGATACAAGCATTTATAATCATTATAAAGATCCAGTAAGGAATCAATGAAAGAAGTTTTCCTTATGAGAAAAGGATTTTGTTTAGACTTATCTTCAGACAGTGAAAAGAATTCAACAGGATCATCATAAAACTGATATTGTTCGGCAATGAATTGCAATAATTGAATATTGTGAACAATTTTTTCTGTATCTTTCTGGTTTATCAACCTCTTTAATTCTTCTTCAGAAGCTTCTAACCATTCCCCATCACGAACTCGAACTAGTTCATACGTCACCTCTTCCCATGAATCCTCTTTATATCGCCAAAGCTCCGAATGAATTCCAACTACTTTAAATATATCTTGACCATAACCTTCTACTTGAACTAAATCACCAATACGAAATGGATATTCAATTTCAATCATTTCCGTTTCATAAACCTTGCCTTCATAATCAGAAAGGTGAATTAACGTATTTTCAAAATATAAAATATCACTATGATTAACTTCATATAAATATTCTTGATCAATACGATGAATATTTGTAATGGTACCAACAGTACCATACAAAGTAATCACGACAATATCCCCTCTTTTAAACTTTGGCTTTTTCTTTTTTGCCATTGTCGATCCCCCTTTGTCGTGATTCATATAGTTATCACATTATATGCAGTAATCAATCGCTTGAGATAGGCAGACAAATTAAAAAATCCATACTGTCCTTCTTGTTGAAAAGAGTTATTCACGTGCTTATCCTTGTACAAATATTACCAATATGTAATGAAGATCCATGATGTCAAGTATCACTTTTTTAACGTAAAAAG from Bacillus alveayuensis includes the following:
- a CDS encoding serine/threonine-protein kinase (product_source=KO:K08884; cath_funfam=1.10.510.10; cog=COG0515; ko=KO:K08884; pfam=PF00069; superfamily=56112), producing MVKWLPLFESKFKPGTLIGNYQIIRPLGIGSYGITYLADSKRICKKVVIKQLRKHKRKIKKGIDSFQKEKEILSSLSHPSIPRFIEEKKIGKHHVLILEYKKGRTVEEEIFERGTKYSEKEAFIYLFKVLEIVKYLHEHHIVHRDLRLPNILIDEHQVNIIDFGLARFTYDVEEYRSSYLLEKRLMREIHFRSDFYALGHFVLFLLYSTFIPISVKEKSWEEELDISSNAKYIIRRLLMLAQPYDEIDELIEDVKKLL
- a CDS encoding D-alanyl-D-alanine carboxypeptidase (product_source=KO:K07260; cog=COG1876; ko=KO:K07260; pfam=PF02557; superfamily=55166), which encodes MNKWIITFVIILFILSGCQQGIEKKNVHEQEQTSKNDIEKTANESQQVTEQMDPNFLLEAQYFNEIKMVNGEAIIQNPDNVLVLVNKEFTLPSDYIPNDLTIPNVPFSFGDLDLPKRYMRKEAAKALEQLFAAASKNGIHLYGVSAYRPYEHQQSLFSQEVSTKGKEEAALAVAKAGHSEHQTGLSIDVTSESVQFQITEKFGETIEGKWLAEHAHEFGYIIRYPKGKEQITKYQYEPWHIRYVGKKAAKVIYENQLTLEEYFEKVKKI
- a CDS encoding undecaprenyl-diphosphatase (product_source=KO:K19302; cath_funfam=1.20.144.10; cog=COG0671; ko=KO:K19302; pfam=PF01569; superfamily=48317; transmembrane_helix_parts=Inside_1_6,TMhelix_7_25,Outside_26_53,TMhelix_54_73,Inside_74_79,TMhelix_80_102,Outside_103_116,TMhelix_117_139,Inside_140_147,TMhelix_148_170,Outside_171_174,TMhelix_175_194,Inside_195_199); translated protein: MRKKNRSLFLLLLFLFMILTQYRFFQSIDENIVLAVEKLREERFDFFMHNMTKIGSFYITFFLTVIFFIFFVMKGKKREGFFLFINFLGVRFLNQCLKQLFLRERPNFHPLIEVGEYSFPSGHTMNSTAIYGLIAYFFVQHQYANKKWVIFLFSVLIFLIGFSRVYLGVHYVSDVLAGFLAGSFWILFIITILVKVRQK
- a CDS encoding hypothetical protein (product_source=Hypo-rule applied; superfamily=52402) → MVSALLKLKSKATEFDVTIFQTPHFGETKGYKPVYRYIVSAKNHADALNKTFRTFNIPDTIPNDYEARYIGTGDIVLIDEGKKGQSYYQLQPGGWKKVHRIHVR
- a CDS encoding hypothetical protein (product_source=Hypo-rule applied), translating into MNRMERIQRINEVEVAMIQKDENLLIMIDSASF
- a CDS encoding hypothetical protein (product_source=Hypo-rule applied; cath_funfam=2.30.30.60; smart=SM00739; superfamily=50182), whose protein sequence is MAKKKKPKFKRGDIVVITLYGTVGTITNIHRIDQEYLYEVNHSDILYFENTLIHLSDYEGKVYETEMIEIEYPFRIGDLVQVEGYGQDIFKVVGIHSELWRYKEDSWEEVTYELVRVRDGEWLEASEEELKRLINQKDTEKIVHNIQLLQFIAEQYQFYDDPVEFFSLSEDKSKQNPFLIRKTSFIDSLLDLYNDYKCLYQWFGDHEYKEMMDFVLLQLKKYTE
- a CDS encoding purine-nucleoside phosphorylase (product_source=KO:K03784; cath_funfam=3.40.50.1580; cog=COG0813; ko=KO:K03784; pfam=PF01048; superfamily=53167; tigrfam=TIGR00107); protein product: MSVHIGAKKGEIAETILLPGDPLRAKYIAEHFLENATCYNEVRGMLGFTGTYKGKKVSVQGTGMGVPSISIYVNELIREYDVQKLIRVGSCGAIQKDVKVRDVILAMSASTDSQMNRQTFGGVDYAPTANFDLLKQAYDVALKRGIDVKVGNVFTADMFYNDNAELEKWAQYGILAIEMETAALYTLAAKFGRKALSVLTVSDHVITGEETTAHERQTTFNDMIKIALEAALKE
- a CDS encoding sporulation-control protein (product_source=KO:K06377; cog=COG4326; ko=KO:K06377; pfam=PF07070); the protein is MSFFNKMFASIGIGAAKVDTKLTTEQLQPGELVEGVIEVYGGNVDQKIDEIYLTVFSTYIKEEDDQKYTKKVEIAKIKINEPFIISANEEKVIPFSFTLPLDTPITKGASKVWIHTGLDIKGAIDPQDTDYVDVIPNDLMAAVLNTLKQLGFKLRQVENEAASFRTRRRLPFVQEFEFYPITGMFMGKLDELEVIFFQHRKNEIELMLEIDRRARGLSGLLAEALDLDESLITVTITEQDREKMTEKLAATIQQFC
- a CDS encoding ubiquinone/menaquinone biosynthesis C-methylase UbiE (product_source=COG2226; cath_funfam=3.40.50.150; cog=COG2226; pfam=PF08241; superfamily=53335) gives rise to the protein MSSPYLKMLSSLGIGGAHPGGFLLTKELIDRINLDVSAHILDAGCGTGQTVEFLYHLGYSVIGVDQDAKMIERAKKRFKIGEHPPFIQANLCQLPFSEHSFDTVLSESVLAFTPTALSLPNIHYVLKKNGVFAAIEMVVTTSLTEQEQIELQDFYGFQQFLNEYEWTQLLEKYRFHVQEIIGEMDIDLEFEPTTEFDLSSSIDLNVFDLLQQHETLTKKYLNKLGYRIFICKK
- a CDS encoding hypothetical protein (product_source=Hypo-rule applied) — its product is MGKKHRNRINQPKKNNHISKDVMEAEHEVHEKEILATKRKNGPGYHL
- a CDS encoding hypothetical protein (product_source=Hypo-rule applied; superfamily=103515; transmembrane_helix_parts=Outside_1_65,TMhelix_66_88,Inside_89_89), encoding MSDQIYRLCCQYRGKVVRIHDRFGRIHVGRIVNVNRHKVFIQPFIRRNPVGFGYYGGFYGGYYGGYWGAPFALALGFIVGIALAGLFFW